In the genome of Hymenobacter cellulosivorans, one region contains:
- a CDS encoding glycoside hydrolase family 97 protein, giving the protein MLPLAAAQAANPVRITSPDGAVQVTVDVTPQGQPTYAVRYRQAELLRPSRLGLQLASADLTQGLKLTKADKQTTITDNYQLTTDKRANCRYRANRRVVHFQGQANGPQLSVVFQVSDDGVAFQYVVEGNSQEVQRISAEATTFHLPTSAKGWLHPHAKAQTGFANTQPSYEEYYQRGIAAGTPSTIGQGWSFPALFEVSGHWVLLTEAGMGRTYSGTHLGHAAPDAEYSIAFPQAPERTTPEAALLPESRLPWRTPWRVLVVGNSLRPIVESTLTTDVSPAAQSTALPAAPGKSSWSWVLLGDEKTTYDVQRRFIDYSAGMGWGYCLVDALWDKQIGYDKMQELAQYARSKNVGLLVWYNSNGHWNEAPQTPTNVLFEAESRRKEFARIKQMGVAGVKIDFFGGDGQSFMNYYQDLLTDAAQAGLLVNFHGTTIPRGWNRTYPNLMTMEAVRGFEFLTFDQANTDQEPTHCAVLPFTRNAVGAMDFTPMAFSEIRGKQRRTSNAFELALSVLFQSGIQHYAEVPEGMAAQPAYVREFVQKLPPRWADVKFLDGYPGQYAVLARQAPGGAWYVAGINGTDVPKTIQLDLSQLGLQKGTLITDGATNRSFSTQAVAGATISVTLPARGGFVVQP; this is encoded by the coding sequence GTGCTACCACTCGCCGCGGCTCAGGCGGCCAACCCTGTCCGCATTACCAGTCCTGATGGGGCCGTGCAGGTGACCGTAGACGTAACGCCCCAGGGCCAGCCAACCTACGCCGTGCGCTACCGGCAGGCGGAGCTGCTGCGCCCCTCGCGGCTGGGGCTGCAACTGGCCAGCGCCGACCTCACACAGGGCCTTAAGCTGACGAAAGCCGACAAACAAACTACCATAACCGACAACTACCAGCTCACCACCGACAAGCGGGCCAACTGCCGCTACCGAGCCAACCGGCGCGTGGTGCACTTCCAGGGCCAGGCTAATGGGCCGCAGTTGAGCGTGGTGTTTCAGGTATCCGACGATGGGGTAGCGTTTCAGTATGTGGTAGAAGGCAACAGCCAGGAAGTGCAGCGCATTTCAGCGGAAGCTACCACCTTCCACTTGCCGACCAGTGCCAAAGGCTGGCTGCACCCGCACGCCAAAGCCCAGACTGGGTTTGCCAATACGCAGCCCTCGTATGAGGAGTACTACCAGCGGGGTATTGCAGCCGGCACGCCTTCTACAATAGGGCAGGGGTGGTCGTTTCCGGCGCTGTTTGAGGTGAGCGGGCACTGGGTGCTGCTCACGGAGGCCGGCATGGGGCGTACCTATAGCGGCACCCACCTAGGCCACGCCGCGCCCGATGCGGAATACAGCATCGCCTTTCCGCAGGCCCCGGAGCGCACTACGCCCGAGGCTGCGCTGCTGCCCGAAAGCCGGCTGCCGTGGCGCACGCCCTGGCGCGTGCTGGTGGTGGGCAACTCCTTGCGGCCAATTGTGGAGTCGACGCTGACCACTGACGTAAGTCCGGCTGCCCAATCGACAGCTTTGCCTGCTGCACCGGGTAAGTCGTCGTGGTCGTGGGTGTTGCTTGGCGACGAGAAGACCACCTACGACGTGCAGCGTCGCTTCATCGACTATTCGGCTGGCATGGGCTGGGGCTACTGCCTGGTCGATGCCCTCTGGGACAAGCAAATTGGCTACGACAAAATGCAGGAGCTGGCCCAGTATGCCCGCAGCAAGAACGTAGGCCTGTTGGTGTGGTATAACTCCAATGGCCATTGGAACGAGGCTCCGCAAACTCCCACCAATGTATTATTCGAGGCCGAAAGCCGCCGCAAGGAATTTGCCCGCATCAAGCAAATGGGAGTTGCAGGGGTGAAAATCGACTTTTTCGGTGGGGATGGGCAGTCGTTTATGAACTACTACCAAGACCTGCTGACCGATGCCGCCCAGGCCGGGCTGCTGGTGAACTTTCACGGCACCACTATTCCCAGGGGCTGGAACCGCACCTACCCCAACCTGATGACCATGGAAGCCGTGCGCGGGTTCGAGTTCCTGACCTTCGACCAGGCCAACACCGACCAGGAGCCCACGCACTGCGCCGTGCTGCCCTTCACCCGCAACGCGGTAGGGGCCATGGACTTCACGCCCATGGCATTTTCCGAAATCAGGGGTAAGCAGCGCCGCACCTCCAATGCGTTTGAGCTTGCCCTGTCGGTGCTGTTTCAGTCGGGCATTCAACACTATGCGGAGGTGCCCGAGGGCATGGCTGCGCAGCCAGCCTACGTGCGGGAATTTGTGCAAAAGCTGCCGCCGCGCTGGGCCGATGTGAAATTTCTGGATGGCTACCCCGGTCAGTATGCCGTGCTGGCCCGCCAGGCCCCCGGCGGCGCGTGGTACGTGGCCGGCATCAACGGCACCGACGTCCCTAAAACCATCCAACTCGACCTCAGCCAGCTAGGCCTGCAAAAGGGTACCCTCATCACCGATGGCGCTACCAACCGCAGCTTCAGTACCCAGGCCGTGGCCGGGGCCACCATCAGCGTGACGCTGCCGGCGCGGGGCGGCTTTGTAGTCCAGCCCTAG
- a CDS encoding glycoside hydrolase family 43 protein, whose translation MKKRLATLAALLLQTAGLFAQSIDLVNPILAGFYPDPSIVKVGKDYYLVNSTFSYFPGIPVMHSRDLKNWKQVGNVIDRPSQMTFMGDRMTRGLFAPAIEYYNGTYYVTCTLIDHKGNFVVTAKNPAGPWSNPVFLPEVKGIDPSLYFEGDKAYVIYNSDPPDNKPLYDGHRSIKIIELNPKTLQTVGEAKIVVNGGVDLSKKPVWIEGPHLMKRNDWYYLYAAEGGTSVNHTEVVFRSKAPLGPFVPYEKNPILSQRELPKDRKDPITSAGHAQFVEGPDGKTYAIFLAVRPYEDNFYNTGRETFIVPVVWKDEWPVMDPGPNGVQYSYKANFPEVKQPGVLPQSGNFGYTLTFEKQLDPALLFLRTVDSTNFSLSKAKGLTLKLKPETCAEMGNPAFIGKRQQHMVGSAETELTFAAKAANETAGLVAFQDEKHFYYLCKSVENGKPVVQLFKSTTDAKSPELLAKAPLKSAAGKVQLRINADGDTYSFRFSEDGKNYTVLKDKVDARFLSTQVAGGFIGCLYGMYGTSAGQPTTNTASFKWLKYEGHDPMYKK comes from the coding sequence ATGAAAAAACGTCTGGCCACTTTGGCCGCCCTGTTGCTGCAAACTGCGGGCTTGTTTGCACAATCGATTGACTTGGTTAATCCTATCCTGGCCGGCTTTTACCCGGACCCCAGCATTGTGAAGGTGGGTAAGGATTACTATCTGGTCAACTCCACTTTCTCGTACTTCCCCGGCATCCCGGTAATGCATAGCCGGGACCTCAAGAACTGGAAGCAGGTGGGTAATGTAATTGACCGGCCTTCGCAAATGACCTTTATGGGTGACCGAATGACCCGTGGGTTATTTGCGCCGGCTATTGAGTACTACAACGGCACGTACTACGTCACGTGCACGCTGATTGACCACAAGGGCAACTTTGTAGTGACGGCCAAGAACCCCGCTGGGCCCTGGAGCAACCCGGTGTTTTTGCCCGAAGTGAAGGGCATCGACCCCTCGCTGTACTTTGAGGGCGACAAAGCCTACGTCATCTACAACAGCGACCCGCCCGACAATAAGCCGCTTTACGATGGTCACCGCTCCATCAAGATCATCGAGCTGAACCCGAAAACGCTGCAAACCGTGGGCGAGGCTAAAATCGTGGTCAACGGTGGGGTAGACCTAAGCAAAAAGCCGGTCTGGATTGAGGGGCCGCACCTGATGAAGCGCAATGACTGGTACTACCTCTATGCGGCCGAGGGCGGTACGTCGGTTAACCACACGGAGGTGGTATTTCGCAGCAAGGCGCCGCTAGGGCCGTTTGTGCCCTACGAGAAAAACCCTATTCTCTCGCAGCGCGAGCTGCCCAAAGACCGCAAAGACCCCATCACTTCGGCGGGGCACGCGCAGTTCGTGGAAGGGCCCGATGGCAAGACCTACGCTATTTTCCTGGCCGTGCGGCCCTACGAAGACAACTTCTACAATACGGGCCGCGAAACCTTCATTGTGCCCGTGGTGTGGAAAGACGAGTGGCCGGTGATGGACCCGGGTCCTAACGGCGTGCAATATTCTTACAAGGCCAACTTCCCGGAGGTAAAGCAGCCCGGTGTGCTGCCGCAGAGCGGCAACTTTGGCTACACGCTCACCTTTGAGAAGCAACTCGACCCGGCGCTGCTGTTCCTGCGCACGGTAGACAGCACCAATTTCTCCCTGAGCAAGGCAAAAGGCCTTACTCTGAAGCTGAAGCCCGAAACCTGTGCCGAAATGGGCAACCCAGCCTTCATCGGCAAGCGGCAACAGCACATGGTTGGCAGCGCCGAAACTGAACTGACCTTTGCGGCCAAGGCGGCGAATGAAACAGCAGGCCTGGTGGCTTTCCAAGATGAGAAGCACTTCTACTACCTCTGCAAATCAGTAGAGAATGGTAAGCCTGTTGTTCAGCTATTCAAGAGCACGACCGATGCGAAAAGCCCGGAGCTGCTGGCCAAAGCCCCTCTTAAATCGGCAGCCGGTAAGGTGCAGCTGCGCATCAATGCCGACGGCGACACCTACAGCTTCCGTTTTTCGGAGGATGGCAAGAACTATACGGTGCTGAAAGACAAGGTAGATGCGCGCTTTTTGAGCACGCAGGTAGCGGGGGGCTTTATCGGCTGCCTGTACGGTATGTATGGCACATCGGCCGGGCAGCCTACTACCAACACCGCCTCCTTTAAGTGGCTGAAATACGAGGGGCACGACCCCATGTATAAGAAGTAA
- a CDS encoding RagB/SusD family nutrient uptake outer membrane protein has product MKPTRAAVLLGLLITTAIAPGCQDFLDKEPLGTTTQDNLFRDPTNAVQAVNAVYDVAAWDQGPKWGDPTGQYVAQTYEWMFGDLMTDDAEKGGSSPSDFLSLIELKTWNIPPSNPPVTTLWVHSFTGIARANTVINNIDAGTIDAALKARLKGEALFLRAYFYFNLVKGFGGVPLFEKNVTPAEAPNATRATIAQTYAFIEKDLRAAAALLPEKSAYAAADNGRATKGAANGYLARVIMYQLGTVNGNNHTWQEVYDLTSTVITSGQYSLLANYAAIHQEIGENSSESLFEIQFATSNDGYGPISVGTTSNIFQNNRKTFGYGFNNPTQSLVDEFEPNDPRREVTIIKNNDIVLGILNPVDLTQNATGYFNRKAAILAPNAPESGPQNIRKLRYADILLMKAEAAAQLNKPTEAVALVNQVRQRARNSTRPPGTTLGSLAYEPANTPPGTLPDLAAGLSGQALLNAIWHERRVEFGEESLRLWDLIRTGRYLSILPADVRARALSHVATEPSVNPTPLLPISLNDAQTWKLAQNPGY; this is encoded by the coding sequence ATGAAACCCACCCGCGCCGCCGTCTTGCTCGGCCTGCTCATAACTACCGCCATAGCTCCGGGCTGCCAGGATTTTCTGGACAAGGAGCCCCTGGGCACTACGACCCAGGATAACCTTTTCCGGGATCCGACCAATGCTGTACAGGCCGTTAATGCCGTGTACGACGTGGCCGCCTGGGACCAGGGCCCCAAGTGGGGCGACCCTACCGGCCAGTACGTGGCCCAAACCTACGAGTGGATGTTTGGGGACCTGATGACCGATGATGCCGAAAAAGGCGGCAGCTCACCCAGCGACTTCCTGTCCCTGATTGAGCTCAAAACCTGGAACATTCCGCCGTCCAACCCGCCCGTGACGACGCTGTGGGTACATAGCTTTACGGGCATTGCCCGGGCCAATACGGTGATTAACAACATCGACGCGGGTACCATTGACGCGGCCCTGAAAGCGCGCCTGAAGGGCGAAGCCCTGTTTCTGCGGGCGTATTTCTATTTCAACCTGGTAAAGGGCTTCGGGGGCGTGCCGCTGTTTGAAAAAAACGTGACGCCCGCCGAGGCGCCCAACGCGACCCGCGCCACCATTGCCCAGACCTACGCCTTCATCGAAAAAGACCTACGGGCCGCCGCCGCCCTGCTGCCCGAAAAGAGCGCCTACGCCGCCGCCGACAACGGCCGGGCCACCAAGGGCGCGGCCAACGGCTACCTGGCCCGCGTCATTATGTACCAGCTGGGCACCGTGAACGGCAACAACCACACCTGGCAGGAAGTGTACGATCTGACGAGCACGGTCATCACCTCCGGCCAGTATAGCCTGCTGGCCAACTACGCGGCCATTCACCAGGAGATTGGCGAGAATAGCAGCGAGTCGCTGTTTGAAATCCAGTTTGCTACCTCCAACGACGGCTACGGCCCGATTTCGGTGGGTACCACCAGCAATATCTTTCAGAACAACCGCAAAACGTTTGGCTACGGCTTCAACAACCCCACGCAGAGCCTGGTCGATGAATTTGAACCCAACGACCCGCGCCGCGAAGTCACCATTATTAAGAACAACGACATCGTGCTGGGCATTCTCAACCCCGTCGACCTGACGCAGAATGCCACAGGCTATTTCAACCGGAAGGCGGCCATCCTTGCACCTAATGCTCCGGAGTCCGGCCCGCAAAACATCCGTAAGCTGCGCTACGCCGACATCCTACTGATGAAAGCCGAAGCCGCCGCCCAGCTTAACAAGCCCACCGAAGCGGTGGCACTGGTAAACCAGGTGCGGCAGCGGGCCCGTAACTCCACCCGGCCGCCGGGCACCACGCTGGGCTCGCTGGCCTACGAACCGGCCAACACCCCGCCCGGTACCTTGCCTGATTTGGCCGCCGGCTTGTCGGGTCAGGCCCTGCTGAACGCCATCTGGCACGAGCGCCGGGTGGAATTCGGGGAAGAGTCGCTGCGACTGTGGGATTTGATTCGAACGGGCCGCTACCTGAGCATTTTGCCGGCTGATGTCCGGGCGCGCGCCCTGTCGCACGTCGCCACCGAGCCGTCCGTGAATCCGACGCCCTTGCTGCCCATCTCCCTCAACGACGCCCAAACCTGGAAGCTGGCGCAAAACCCAGGATATTGA